In the genome of Catalinimonas alkaloidigena, the window GAGCGAAGAAGTGATACACCTGCTGGCTTTGGCCTTCGATCTCCTCTTCGTCGACGTGTACCTCGTTAAACTTGTCCCGGTTGGCATAACTGGTCAGGCCATACAGGCATTGCAGCATTACCTGCTTCGTCCAGGCCGGATCTTCTCCGTCACCTTCCAGGAGAAACGCCTGGTAAAGCGCGGGTTCGTACTGACGACGCTGCAAATACAATTGGGCGATGTCGTGCCGGGCACGATGCCGCATGTTCAAAAAACCTTCCTCAGATACGCGTGCTTGCGAACCGGCAGCTGCAGTAGCCGACTGACGCGCCAGGACCGCTTCTACGGCAGCGCGTCGTTTGGGAATAGCCGGGTGGCTACTGTGGTCGTCGTCTTCGTTTTCCGGATGGATGGCGGCGACTTCTTCCAGAAACAAACTGTCTGGAAACTGCACGAACTCGTCTTCAAAGTAGCTTTTGGGGAAACGGCGGTCGTCGTACGGAATGTGGGCGTACGCCATTACGTCGAACACCCGCGTAAGGTCATGGGCTGTATAACCCGTTTTCAGGAACAAATTAAGGCCTTCCAGGTCGGCTTCCATTTCTTGTTCTTTCGAAAACCCCCACCGGGCGCTTTTGCGATCCTCTTCGCTAAGCTGCCGGTAATCGCCCCGTTTTTGCCGGGCCTTATTCGATTCCAGGTAGTCGCGGATGACGTGCTTCTTGGTGTAGTGCACCACTTCGTGCGATAAGATGAAAGCAAGTTGCGCCTCGTTTTCGAGCTGCGACAACAGGCCCAGGGTCACAAAGATCATCCCGTCGTCGGTCGTGAAAGCGTTGACGCGAGGCGTCAGCACGGTATAAATCCGCACTTGTTTCCGGAGCGCCGGCTGACTGCGCAGCACTTCGTCCAGTACGCGTCCTGTGTACTGGCTAACCGGATCGTTAAACGTAATTTGCCCGCTGTAGAGCCAGTTCCGGATTTGGAAGCTGCTGGCGAGGTAAAAATTTTCAGAAGTTTTGCGGACGAACCGTTTTTCCTGGTCAGTTTGCCTTTCTTCTAATCGCTCTGCGTACGTTTCGGACGAACGCCGCAAAAAGTCGGCTGGAATGGGGCCTTCGGCCTGGAGAAGCGGTTGCGCCACGGGCTGATAGCTGAGTAAGCCGGCCAGAAGCCCAGCGTATAGCCCTGTTTTCCAGGTCGGTACTACTCGTGTTGTGAGCAGCATGCGTGTTGGGTTAAGATTTGTTAAAAAATGAAAAGCAAAAGACTTAAACAAAATGTCCTATTACAAGAGCATTTTGCCCTATGCTGCGTAGATGTGATAAAAGAGCGGAAATCAGCGAACAGTCCGAAATGGTATGCTTGCATACTATTTCGATTCTTGTACATTTGTACAGGCTCACCGCGGGGCAGGGCAATAAAAAAGCCCGACGTTTGCGACATCGGGCTGGGTGGTGATGAGTGGGATCGAACCACCGACGCACGGATTTTCAGTCCGTTGCTCTACCAACTGAGCTACATCACCAGCTCTCCTTAAAAAGGTGGCACAAATGTATGCCAATTTGGTTGACATGCAAAATAGTTTTTCTTTTTTCGCCTGAACATATTTGAACCATCACACCATGGCCTATTTGCAACAGATCCTTTTCGTACTGGTATTGGCGGTGGCCGGCTACCTGCTTTACCGCCGTATCAGTCGCATTCGAAAGAACATTCACCTCGGCCGTCCCGAAGACCGCAACGATCGGCCCGGCGAGCGACTCCAGACCATGTTGCTGGTCGCCTTCGGGCAAAAAAAGATGTTTAAAAAGCCGCTGGTGGCTTTTATGCACTTCATCCTCTACGTTGGGTTTATCCTAATCAACATCGAAATTCTGGAAATCATACTGGATGGCTTGTTCGGCAGCCACCGGCTGTTCTTTCCGGCGTTGGGCATTGTGTACGGACCCATCATCCACTTTTTCGAGCTGCTGGCGCTGGGCGTGATCGTGGTTTGCGTCATCTTCCTGATTCGCCGGAACGTGAAAGGAGTAGGGGTGAAGCGCCTCGACCCCGACTACCACCGGGAAATGATCGGCTGGCCCCGCCTCGACGGCAACCTGATTCTGGTGTTCGAAATCCTGCTGATGATGGCATTCCTGACGATGAACGCTGCCGATGTTGCTCTGCAAAATCGTGGTGTGGCGCACTATGCCGAAGCCCAAACGGGCGGCTTTCTGGTGAGTCAGCTGTTCGTGCCGTTTTTCGAAAGCTGGGAAAATACGACGGCACTGGTCGCTTACGAGCGTTTCGCGTGGTGGTTCCACATCTGCGGTATTCTGGGTTTTGCCCTCTACGTCACGTATTCCAAGCACCTTCACATTTTCATGGCTTTCCCCAATACGTACTACTCCCGGTTGTTGCCGAAGGGGGAGATGAAAAACATGGACCGGGTCACGACCGAAGTAAAGCTAATGCTGGGTTTGCCCGTCGAGAACGGTAACGCCGACGCGGCCGCTCCGGAAGCCGCGGACATTCCACGCTTTGGTGTGAAAGACGTCAACGACCTGACCTGGAAGCACATCATGGAAGCCTACACCTGCACCGAGTGCGGTCGCTGTACGTCGGTGTGCCCCGCCAACATCACGGGCAAAAAACTGTCGCCGCGCAAAATCATGATGGACGTCCGCGACCGCGCCGAGACGGTGGGCCGCAGCCTGGAGAAGGGCGGACCGGGGCTGGAAGACGGCAAGTCGCTGTACGGCGACTACACGACCAAAGAAGAGCTGATGGCCTGCACCAGTTGCAATGCCTGCGTGGAAGCTTGTCCGGTCAACATCAATCCGCTCGACATCATTCTGGAACAACGCCGTTACATTGCCATGGAAGAGGCGCAGACGCCCGCCGCCTGGAACGCCATGTTTCAGAACGTCGAGAACAACTTTGCGCCCTGGGCCTTTTCGCCCGCCGATCGCTTCAACTGGGCCGCGGGATTGGAGAACGGCAGTCAGAAAGCCGAAACTGAAGCATAGCGATGATCCCGTCGCGCTTCCACGGAGGCTCCGGCGCGAGAGGCTCGCTTAACAACAACCTATCGTAATTTGAAATTTTGTCAACTTCATAACAGATGAAAGTACCAACCATGGCCGAACTGGCCGCCGAAGGACGAACCCCGGAAGTGTTATTCTGGGTCGGGTGCTCCGGTTCATACGACGACCGTAACAAACGCATCACCGTAGCGTTTGCCAAAATACTCGCCCACGTGGGGGTAGATTTTGCCGTGCTGGGCACGGAAGAAACCTGCACGGGCGATCCGGCTCGCCGTGCCGGCAACGAGTTTCTGTTTCAGATGCAGGCGATGCAAAACATCCAGACGCTGGACGGCTACGGCATCAAAAAAATCGTGACGGCTTGCCCGCACTGTTTCAACACCCTCAAGAACGAATATCCCGAACTGGGAGGGAACTACGAAGTGATCCACCATTCGCAGTTCTTACAGGGACTGATCAACGAAGGACGGATTAAGTTGAAAGGCGGTGGCTCGTTCAAAGGGCGGCGCATTACTTACCACGACTCGTGTTTTCTGGGCCGCGGAAACGACATCTACGAAGCGCCGCGCGAAGTGCTGCAGGCACTCGACGCCGAACTGGTGGAGATGAAACGGTGCCGCACCAACGGCCTTTGCTGCGGGGCCGGGGGCGCGCAGATGTTCAAAGATGCGGAACCCGGGCGTAAAGAAGTCAATATCGAACGCACCGAAGAGGCGCTTTCGACGGGCGCGAATGTGATTGCCGCGGCGTGTCCTTTCTGCATGACGATGCTGACCGACGGCGTGAAAAACAAAGAAAAAGAGGCGGACGTAAAGGTGCTGGACCTGGCCGAACTGATTGCTCAGTCGCAGGGGTTGTAGGCGTCTCGACGGGCAACGGGGGTGGGGTAGAGGAACCTGATGCCTTCTCTGCTGTGCTGTTACCAGCCGCATCGGCTATTTTTGCCGCCGGGCCGCAACCAATTTGGGCAGCCCACTGTTGCCTAACCGAACCGTTACGTATTGACTATGCACGTCTCCTTTGATCAACTTCCCGATACCGCCCGCTTGTGGGTGTACCAGGCCAATCGTGCCTTTTCGCCCGCCGAACAGCAAACCCTTACAGTGATGCTGACGCAATTCTGCGAACAATGGGCCGCCCACAGCCAACCGCTGCAGGCCAGCTTCCGGTTGGTGCACGATCAGTTTATTGTACTGGCCGTGGACGAGCGCTACCACGCCGCCAGCGGTTGTTCCATCGATGCTTCCGTTCAGGTGATCCGCCAGTTGGAACAGCAACTGGGTATTTCGCTGCTGGACCGGAGTCAGGTGGCGTACCTGACCGACGAAGGCGTACAACTCGTGTCGCTTGCCAACGCCAAGGCGCTGGTGACCGACGGTGTAATACAGCCGGAGACACCGGTGTTCAACAACGCGGTGGCGTCGCTGGGCGACTGGCGGACCAGTTGGGAAATTCCGGCGTCGCAATCGTGGATGAAACGCTTTTTCGCCTCACGCTCAGTGGTTTAAAAAGGTGCAATAACCGTTATTTCCTGACGTTGGCAATACACAGCCTGTCGTGTTTTTGACGTTTTTTTTAGATTGCAACGTACTGCGTAGTGCCTTCTTCCTATGAAAAAAATCTTTATTTCTACCCTGCTTATTGCCAGTTGTGCCCTGTTGGGCGCCTGTTCGGCCGTGAAAAAAGGCGACCGGCACTTCAAGCGAGGAGAATACGAGTACGCCATCGAACGATACCAGGAAGCGCTGGAGAAAGGGTCCAACGCGGGTTATGCCAACCTGCGCATCGCGGAATCGTACCGTCTGTCGAACCGCATGGCCGAGGCCGCTCCCTTCTACGAAGCGGCCATTAACTCCGGTCTTAAAATCGACAGCATCCAGTTTTACTACGGTTTTGCGCTGAAAGATCAAGGCAAGTACGACGCGGCCCGGCAGCAATTGGAAGAATACACCCGGCAGGGGAATGACCCGGAGCGCGTAAAACACGCCCGGCAAGAAATCGAGAACCTGGGAGAAGTGAAGCGGATTCTGGAAAACCAGGATCGCTATGAAGTGCGCAATTTTGAGTCGCTCAATACCGAAGCGGCCGATTTTGCCCCGATTTTTTTGGATTCCGATCAGGAAATGATCTTTACGTCGGCACGGGGCGATGGCAAGGTCTACGCCGCGACCGGCGGTGGCTTTACCGACCTGTATACGTTCACCTTCGACGGCTCGTCGGAGTTTGGCGGGAACGTAAAGGCCATGGACAACAAGTTTAACCTGTCGGGGGTCCACGAAGCCAGTGCTACCTTTTCCAAAGACGGCAAGACGATGATCTTCGCACGGGGGAATAACGGTAGCAAGCGCGGGCGTCACGATGTGGACCTGTACATCAGCTACTACCGAAATGGCGAGTGGACCGAGCCCGAACTGATGCCCATTCCCATTAACGATCCGAATGCCTGGGATTCGACTCCGGCATTTTCGGGCGATGGACGCTCGCTCTACTTTGCATCCAACCGGGAAGGGGGCTTTGGCGGTACCGACATCTGGCGTGCTACACGCGATGGGAACGGCCGTTGGTCGCGTGTGCAAAACATGGGCAAAACCATCAACACTGCTGGGAACGAGCTCTTCCCGTACGTTTCGGACGACGGCAAATTGTACTATGCTTCCGATGGATTACCCAGCCTCGGTGGGCTCGACATCTTCGTGGCTACACGCGCTCGCGGCGAAGGCATCGAAGTAGAAAACATGGGGGCACCCATCAACTCGCGCTGGGATGATTTCGGCATCGCCTTCCGCTCGCCCATCGAAGGGTATCTTTCTTCCAACCGGGAAGGCGGCAAAGGCGACGACGACATCTACTACTTCAAGGATGTGAAAGGCGATATCAAAAGCATCGATTACGTGCTGGTGGGGAAAACCATGACCACGGACAGCACCGGTACCGAAAAAATTCTGCCGAACACGACCGTACGTCTGCTCGATCCTCAGGGCAAAACCCTTGCGGAAGCGACCACCGGAAAAGATGGATCGTTTAAATTTGACCTGAGTGCGTCGGCCAACTACGAGCTGCTGGGGGAAAAGCCGCAATACTTTACAAAACGCGAACCGTTTACTACCTACGGGAAGGCCATTCCGCAAGAGGAACTGGAGCGGGACACGACCATCACGCTGGCCTACAACCTGATGTTGGACGAAGTGGTGGTGGACAAGCCCATTGTGCTCGACAACATTTATTATGACCTGGATAAGGCGAACATCCGACCCGATGCGGCACGCGAACTCGACAAGCTGGTGCAAGTGCTGAAGGACAATCCGAACCTTACCATCGAATTGAGTTCACACACCGACGCGCGCGACACCGAGGCGTACAACCTGAAGCTGTCGCAGCGCCGGGCCGAATCGGCCGTAGAATACCTAGTGTCGCAGGGCATTGATCCTGAGCGGCTGCAGGCAAGAGGGTATGGCGAATCGCGCTTGCTGATTCTGGATGCGCAGACCGAAGAAGAGCATCAGCAAAACCGCCGTACCGAATTTAAAGTGTTACGCAAGTAAACTAGTATAAAACCAAAATCACCAAGAGCCTTCCTGTTGTGCAGGAGGGCTTTTTTAATAACACTGAGCCAAGGTCTCGTTGACCGTTCGTCACCGAAGTAACGGCGGTTTGGCCTTCGCTCTGTACCTTCGTCCCATGAAGCGTAGTACCTATTTCCGGCTTCTTGCCTATACCCGACCACTGGGGAGGTTTCTGGTGCCTTATACCATCTTTGCCATGCTCAGCATCGTGTTCGGGCTCATCAACTTCAGCCTGATCATTCCGTTGCTCAACGTGTTGTTTGGCACCGCGCCCGTCCAGGCAGTAGCTCGCCCTGAATTTTCCCTGAATGCCACCTATGTCTTCGACCTGTTCAACTACTACTACGTCGATACGTTGCAGGCCTACGGGCCTTACCGGGCGTTGCAGTTTATCTGCATCGTGGTGGTGGTATCGGTACTGCTGACCAACTTGTTTCGGTACCTCTCCATTCGCATTGAAGAGCACCTGAGCGCCCACGCGATCCGGCAGCTGCGGCAAGGGCTTTTCGACAAGGCGACCTCCCTGCACCTGGGCTACTTTACCAACGAACGGAAAGGCGATCTGCTGGCGCGGCTGACGACCGACGTGCAGGAGGTGGAACATACCGTGACCAAATCGCTGACGGTGGCCATTCGCGAGCCCATTACCATCGTCGGGTATTTTGTGGTGCTGATTTTACTGAGCGCCAAACTGACGCTCATTACGATGCTGGTGATTCCGATCGCCGGCTTTGCCATTTCCAGCGTGATTCGCAAGCTCCGTCGCGATGCGCGTGCCGGACAGGACTCGCTGAGCCGGATCGTGAGTTTGATTGACGAAACTTTGGGTGGCATGCGGATCGTCAAAGGGTTCAATGCCCAGAAGCTGGTGCGCAACAAGTTCGAGGAAGAAAACGGGCGGTATGCCGATATTATCAAACGCATGGCTTTCAAACGCGAGTTGGCCTCGCCTTTCTCAGAGTTTACGGGTGTAACGCTGGTGGCCGGCATCCTGCTCTACGGCGGCTCGTTGGTATTGTCTTCGCAATCGTCGCTTTCGCCGAGCGAGTTTGTGACCTACCTGGTGATTTTTTCGCAGGTGATGCGTCCGGCCAAATCGCTGTCAACCACCTTCAGCAACTTGCAACGTGGTCTGGCGGCTGGCGATCGCGTGTTGGACATCATCGACACCCCGGCGCAGATCCAGGACCGGCCCGACGCGGTGGTGTTGCCACGCTTCGAAAACGAAATCGAGTTGCGCGACGTCACATTCGCCTACGAAGAGACGCCCGTGTTGAAAGGAATCAGCTTCCGCATTCCGAAGGGGAAGCTGGTGGCACTGGTGGGGCCATCGGGTGGCGGGAAATCGACCATTGCCGACCTGATTCCGCGGTTTTACGACCCCGCCAGCGGTAGCGTCCGCATGGACGGACGGGACCTGCGCGACTACACCACCGCATCGGTCCGGGCGCAACTGGGCATCGTCACGCAGGAATCGATCTTGTTCAACGATACCATTTTCAACAACATCGCCTTCGGCAAACCCGATGCCACCGAAGCAGAGGTGATCGAAGCCGCGAAGATTGCCAACGCCCACGACTTCATTCTGCAAACTCCCCAGGGGTACCAAACGGCCATCGGCGACCGGGGCACCAAGCTTTCGGGCGGGCAGCGGCAACGCCTCAGCATCGCACGCGCTGTCCTGAAAAATCCACCGATCCTAATTCTGGACGAGGCTACGTCGGCCCTCGACAACGAATCGGAGAAATTGGTACAGGAGGCACTGTTCAATCTGATGAAAAGCCGCACGTCGTTGGTTATTGCCCACCGGCTCAGCACCATCCAGCATGCCGACGAAATCATTGTGATCGAGGAAGGACGCATCCGCGAACGCGGCACGCACGCGGAGCTGCGCGAGCGGGAGGGGGGACTCTACCGGAAGTTGGCTGAGTTGGCAGGATAACGGGCGGAACAACGCGAACAGAACTGATGCTGAACGCACGCAGAGAAAATGGTTTCTGGCGAAGCAAACCGGCAAATTCATCCTTCTATCACTGAAACTCCGATTATGTCGTCCCATCATATTGTCCGAGACGAGCAGGAACCGGCGCTCCTCATCCTGACGGATCAGATTCCCTTTGCGTTGGTGGGAGAGTTGCTGGAATGGAGTCCGACGGTGCTGGTTGCCGAACCCGCCTTGGAAACCGTACTGTCGTGGGGCATTAAGGTGGACGGTGTGTTGTGTTTACCGACGCAGGCGGCAAGCTTGCGCACCCAGCTGAACGATTATCACCCCCTGGTGTTGATTTTGAAAGACGAAACCGAAACGTGGCTGGAGGGGGCTTCGGCCTGGCTGGTGGCGCATCAGCATCGGAACGTGTACGTGCTGGTCGAAACCATCGCGCCAGATCTGTTGCAAGCCCACGCGGCACTTCAGGTACTATTTTTCGATCCGCACTTCAAGACCTTTTGCGTGAGAGGAAGCAGCTACAAAAAGTGGGTGCTGGCCGGACAGCAGTTTCGCTGGCACGGGAACGCTAACGTGACCAACCTGCGCCCGACGGCCGATCCGCGTACGTGGGAAGCCGAGTCGAACGGACTTGTGAAGATCCATCCCCTTGATTCTGAGGGAATTTGGGTGCAAGAAACCTGGAATGCGGAAGAGAAACGTACGTGAACGGAGTTGAACAGAAAAAAGACCCGACATGCGGGACTAAATGGTTAGTTTTGCCGTTCTAGGTTGCATAGCCCATGAAATATCTAAAGTATTTTTTGGTAACCCTCGGAGTGATCGTTCTCGACCAGACGGTCAAAATGCTGGTGCATTTTAACATGGATTACGGCACACCCGGGCAAATCAAAGTGTTTGGTGATTGGTTCAAATTGCACTACACCCTCAATCCCGGCATGGCCTTCGGCCTGGAGATCGGGCTGGATCAGGGAAAGCTGATTTTGAGTGTGTTCCGGCTCCTGGCGATGTGTGCCATTGGCTACTACTTATATTTCTTGGCGAAGAAAGGGGCGCACCCGGGTTTGCTGGTTTGCATCGCGTTGATTTTGGGCGGAGCCATTGGTAACGTGATCGACAGTACGTTCTACGGTGTTTTTCTGGACAACGCCCCTTACGGATCGCCGACGCCGTGGTTCCACGGACAGGTGATCGATATGTTCTATTTCGATTTGTGGGAGGGCGTGCTGCCCAATTGGATACCCCTCTTCGGAGGGCAATACTATTCCCTCTGGCCCATTTTCAACGTGGCCGATGCGTCCATCTTCGTGGGCGTAGCGCTGATCCTTATTTTTCAGAAGCGTTTCTTTGTGGAGCCCCATACGCAGCATGAGCAGTCGGAAGAAACGCTGGAAAAAGATCCGGCCGATCATCCTACGACCGTCTGAGCATGCAGCAGCGTACGAAGCTTGCCTTCTGGTGGCTCTGTTGGATGTTGTGGTTACCTGCCCGTGCCGACGATGGCATGTGGCTCCCCAACCTGATCAAAGCCCTGAACGAGCAGGACATGCAAGAGCGTGGCCTGCGGCTCACCGCCGAAGACATTTACAGCGTTAACCGATCCAGCCTGAAAGATGCCATCCTCCAGTTTGGCCGAGGGTGCTCAGGGGCCGTGGTTTCGCCCAACGGCCTGTTGCTCACCAACTACCATTGTGCATTCAGCTACCTGCAACGGCACAGCACCGTCGACAATAACTTTATCGAAAAAGGATTTTGGGCGCGAAGCCTGGAAGAAGAGATCGCCAATCCGGGCCTGACGGTCACGTTTATCATACGGATCGAAGACGTTACGGAACGTGTGCTCGAATCCGTCTCGCCCGACATGGGAGAAGAGGAACGCGAAGCGAAAATCAAGGAAACGTCGTCCCGGATCGCGGCCGAAGCCGTCGAAAACACCGATTACAAGGCCTCGGTCGAGCCTTTTTATTACGGAAACGAGTTCTACCTTTTTGTCAAACAGGAGTTCACCGACGTACGGTTGGTAGGCGCACCGCCTTCTTCCATCGGCCAGTTCGGCGGCGAAACCGACAACTGGGAATGGCCTCGCCACACCGGCGATTTTGCGCTGTTTCGCATCTACGCTGGCCCCGAAAACGAGCCCGCCAACTTTTCGCAGGCCAACGTGCCGTACGAACCGCGCTACTACCTCCCCGTTTCGTTGCAAGGGTACAAAGAAGGGGATTTTACGATGGTGATGGGCTTTCCGGGACGTTCGCAACAGTTTCTGACCTCGTATGCGCTGAAGCAACTGACCGAAAAGATCAATCCCCACCGGATTGCCCTGCGTGGCAAACGGCTGGAAGTGATGGAGAACGTCATGCAGCGGAACGACACGGTTCGCCTCAAGTACGCGGCCAAATATGCCGGCATCGCTAATTACTGGAAGAAATGGCAAGGCGAAACCCGGGGGCTGCAACGCTTCGATGCGGTGACCCGGAAACAGGAGATGGAGGCGGAATTTACCCTTTGGGCGCAGGCCGATTTGCAGCGTCGCCTTCCCTACGGCACACTCTTACCCCAGTTTGAGCGCGATTATGCGGCGCTCGATTCGCTGATCCTGGCTTTCGAGTACATGCGGGAGGCAGCGTTTGCACCCGAGATCATGGTCTTCGCGCGCAACTTCGATCCTTACATTGTGGACGTGCGCGAGCTGGATAAGAAAGAAGATAAGAAAAAAGGCAAAGCTCGGCAGGATCAGGCCATTGAGCGCCTGAAGTCCACTACGGCCAATCATTTCAGAAACTATTCGCGCGCCATCGACCAGGCCACCCTGGCGGTTTGTCTGGAAGCCTATGCGCGCGACATTCCGCCGGCGTTTCATCCGCCCCTATTCGAAAAGATCAAGGCGCAGTACGGTAACAATTTTCGTGCGTTTGCGAACGAAGTCTTCAAAGAATCGGTGTGTGCTTCACCCGAGAAAGTGGCGCGTTTCATCGAACGCCCTTACAAGAAGCAGGTGCAGATTCTGCAGCACGATCCCGCGTACCAGCTCTCGCGGGAGTTTATGTTGCTTTACCGACAGCATATTTTGCCTAACTACGTCGCACTGAACGCCCAATTGGAACTCAACACGCGGCGCTACGTGGCCGGGTTGCGTGAAATGTTTCAGGATAGCCTGCTGGCGCCTGATGCCAACAGCACATTGCGAATCGCGTACGGAACCGTCGAAGGGTACCGACCACGCAACGGGGTGATTTATACGTACCAGACCACGCTGGAAGGCATTCTGGAAAAAGGAGATCCGAATGTGCCGGAGTTTACCGTACCCGACACGTTGGCGAAGCTCTATCGTGAGAAAGACTACGGGCGCTATGGGGTCGATGGCACCATGCCGGTCGCGTTTATTGCCTCCAACCATACAGTAGGGGGCAATTCGGGGAGCCCTGTGATCAATGCCGACGGCCACCTGATCGGGTTGAACTTCGACCGCGTGTGGGAGGGAACCATGAGCGACTTTACGTACGATCCGGAACAGTGCCGTAACATCTCCGTCGACGTCCGCTACATCCTGTTCATCATCGATAAAGTAGCCGGAGCTACGCACCTCATCGATGAAATGACCGTAATTGAGTAAGTGCAGCCGTCTGCGCTGCGAACATTAACAACACAAGCATGAAGGAGCGCTCCATTTCTGTGGTAGGATGCGGCTGGCTCGGACTGCCGCTGGCGCGTCATTTTGTAGCGCAGGGCTGGCAGGTCAAGGGTAGCACTACGCGGCCCGAAAAATTGGAAGTGCTGGCGGCATCCGGCATTCAGCCTTTTTTGATTCGCCTCGACCCACATGCCGAAGGCGATGCCTTGCCCGCGTTGCTGGAGAGCGATGTGGTGGTGGTGAATACGCCA includes:
- a CDS encoding OmpA family protein, which translates into the protein MKKIFISTLLIASCALLGACSAVKKGDRHFKRGEYEYAIERYQEALEKGSNAGYANLRIAESYRLSNRMAEAAPFYEAAINSGLKIDSIQFYYGFALKDQGKYDAARQQLEEYTRQGNDPERVKHARQEIENLGEVKRILENQDRYEVRNFESLNTEAADFAPIFLDSDQEMIFTSARGDGKVYAATGGGFTDLYTFTFDGSSEFGGNVKAMDNKFNLSGVHEASATFSKDGKTMIFARGNNGSKRGRHDVDLYISYYRNGEWTEPELMPIPINDPNAWDSTPAFSGDGRSLYFASNREGGFGGTDIWRATRDGNGRWSRVQNMGKTINTAGNELFPYVSDDGKLYYASDGLPSLGGLDIFVATRARGEGIEVENMGAPINSRWDDFGIAFRSPIEGYLSSNREGGKGDDDIYYFKDVKGDIKSIDYVLVGKTMTTDSTGTEKILPNTTVRLLDPQGKTLAEATTGKDGSFKFDLSASANYELLGEKPQYFTKREPFTTYGKAIPQEELERDTTITLAYNLMLDEVVVDKPIVLDNIYYDLDKANIRPDAARELDKLVQVLKDNPNLTIELSSHTDARDTEAYNLKLSQRRAESAVEYLVSQGIDPERLQARGYGESRLLILDAQTEEEHQQNRRTEFKVLRK
- a CDS encoding M48 family metallopeptidase, which translates into the protein MLLTTRVVPTWKTGLYAGLLAGLLSYQPVAQPLLQAEGPIPADFLRRSSETYAERLEERQTDQEKRFVRKTSENFYLASSFQIRNWLYSGQITFNDPVSQYTGRVLDEVLRSQPALRKQVRIYTVLTPRVNAFTTDDGMIFVTLGLLSQLENEAQLAFILSHEVVHYTKKHVIRDYLESNKARQKRGDYRQLSEEDRKSARWGFSKEQEMEADLEGLNLFLKTGYTAHDLTRVFDVMAYAHIPYDDRRFPKSYFEDEFVQFPDSLFLEEVAAIHPENEDDDHSSHPAIPKRRAAVEAVLARQSATAAAGSQARVSEEGFLNMRHRARHDIAQLYLQRRQYEPALYQAFLLEGDGEDPAWTKQVMLQCLYGLTSYANRDKFNEVHVDEEEIEGQSQQVYHFFAQLEPKALNILAVKYAWDLTAQFPDDTYARQVADSLVKELVYFHKVALDEFQAPRPAPSADAQVDEAQATSNKYDKIRQRQTTPQEDLGFESTALAAWRDNARFVTLFEQHQAAHEKEESLKKKKNYHRTNKKSRTEAASRHAGLTGIDRMLVVDPEYIKISEIHSKGVQFLASEQANDRLNFLIQDNAQRLGLDTEILDDLAFGANDVDKFNDYVRLNRWIGLRMSHFRNGIQLATPDDAWRQAMMKKYDTRYFCRIGFASVRERRERIGQTLVLSAITFYGFPFGLYYAFTPDCGLYHYQIVMDLETGTPVFHCLDYINNRDRPDLLKSVLYDNFYQLQRLKL
- a CDS encoding (Fe-S)-binding protein; this encodes MAYLQQILFVLVLAVAGYLLYRRISRIRKNIHLGRPEDRNDRPGERLQTMLLVAFGQKKMFKKPLVAFMHFILYVGFILINIEILEIILDGLFGSHRLFFPALGIVYGPIIHFFELLALGVIVVCVIFLIRRNVKGVGVKRLDPDYHREMIGWPRLDGNLILVFEILLMMAFLTMNAADVALQNRGVAHYAEAQTGGFLVSQLFVPFFESWENTTALVAYERFAWWFHICGILGFALYVTYSKHLHIFMAFPNTYYSRLLPKGEMKNMDRVTTEVKLMLGLPVENGNADAAAPEAADIPRFGVKDVNDLTWKHIMEAYTCTECGRCTSVCPANITGKKLSPRKIMMDVRDRAETVGRSLEKGGPGLEDGKSLYGDYTTKEELMACTSCNACVEACPVNINPLDIILEQRRYIAMEEAQTPAAWNAMFQNVENNFAPWAFSPADRFNWAAGLENGSQKAETEA
- a CDS encoding lipoprotein signal peptidase is translated as MKYLKYFLVTLGVIVLDQTVKMLVHFNMDYGTPGQIKVFGDWFKLHYTLNPGMAFGLEIGLDQGKLILSVFRLLAMCAIGYYLYFLAKKGAHPGLLVCIALILGGAIGNVIDSTFYGVFLDNAPYGSPTPWFHGQVIDMFYFDLWEGVLPNWIPLFGGQYYSLWPIFNVADASIFVGVALILIFQKRFFVEPHTQHEQSEETLEKDPADHPTTV
- a CDS encoding ABC transporter ATP-binding protein, with protein sequence MKRSTYFRLLAYTRPLGRFLVPYTIFAMLSIVFGLINFSLIIPLLNVLFGTAPVQAVARPEFSLNATYVFDLFNYYYVDTLQAYGPYRALQFICIVVVVSVLLTNLFRYLSIRIEEHLSAHAIRQLRQGLFDKATSLHLGYFTNERKGDLLARLTTDVQEVEHTVTKSLTVAIREPITIVGYFVVLILLSAKLTLITMLVIPIAGFAISSVIRKLRRDARAGQDSLSRIVSLIDETLGGMRIVKGFNAQKLVRNKFEEENGRYADIIKRMAFKRELASPFSEFTGVTLVAGILLYGGSLVLSSQSSLSPSEFVTYLVIFSQVMRPAKSLSTTFSNLQRGLAAGDRVLDIIDTPAQIQDRPDAVVLPRFENEIELRDVTFAYEETPVLKGISFRIPKGKLVALVGPSGGGKSTIADLIPRFYDPASGSVRMDGRDLRDYTTASVRAQLGIVTQESILFNDTIFNNIAFGKPDATEAEVIEAAKIANAHDFILQTPQGYQTAIGDRGTKLSGGQRQRLSIARAVLKNPPILILDEATSALDNESEKLVQEALFNLMKSRTSLVIAHRLSTIQHADEIIVIEEGRIRERGTHAELREREGGLYRKLAELAG
- a CDS encoding (Fe-S)-binding protein; this translates as MKVPTMAELAAEGRTPEVLFWVGCSGSYDDRNKRITVAFAKILAHVGVDFAVLGTEETCTGDPARRAGNEFLFQMQAMQNIQTLDGYGIKKIVTACPHCFNTLKNEYPELGGNYEVIHHSQFLQGLINEGRIKLKGGGSFKGRRITYHDSCFLGRGNDIYEAPREVLQALDAELVEMKRCRTNGLCCGAGGAQMFKDAEPGRKEVNIERTEEALSTGANVIAAACPFCMTMLTDGVKNKEKEADVKVLDLAELIAQSQGL